In Aegilops tauschii subsp. strangulata cultivar AL8/78 chromosome 3, Aet v6.0, whole genome shotgun sequence, one genomic interval encodes:
- the LOC141042410 gene encoding FBD-associated F-box protein At5g22730-like: MSQGPHKRPPGPEEPVESPADSISDLPDGILGEIISLLPTKDGYRTQVLPSRWRTLWCIAPLNLDCRQLSIDDDSELPGAIISSHEGSVQRICIPACYLLDIPCTVAAWLTSRQFDKLQQLEFYHYYSDRLPPRAPSVPSPPMPISWFPPSLHTATLTRCHLADYLVQMLRLPVLKKLALVLVDLSVASLHSIIHSSCPALQRLVLVFGLGIHIPCLKIKSSQLVSIGINFEGQELIIEDAPSLQRLLLNCSYKPSQINVVSAPKLETLGAISDPFEWFEMLFASTPIEVLYIIHVHFCNLHFSFVRISYILEYTFSANIMFYAQ, translated from the coding sequence atgagtcagGGTCCCCACAAGCGCCCCCCTGGACCTGAGGAACCAGTAGAATCTCCGGCGGAcagcatcagcgatctcccggacggaatccttggggagatcatctcccttctccccaccaaggatggctaCCGCACACAAGTCCTCCCATCTCGGTGGCGCACTCTGTGGTGCATCGCGCCTCTTAATCttgactgtcgtcagctatctatcgatgatgattctgaactccccggagccatcatctcctcccacgagggctccgttcaacgcatctgcatcccggcatgctacctgctggacataccctgcacggtggctgcctggctgacatcccgtcaattcgataaactccagcagcttgagttctaccattactacAGCGATAGGTTACCACCAAGAGCTCCATCCGTGCCCTCACCACCGATGCCCATCTCATGGTTTCCcccctctctccacaccgccaccttgacccggtgccatctagcagactatctggtacaaatgcttcgactgcCAGTGCTGAAAAAACTTGCACTTGTGTTGGTTGATCTGTCGGTGGCCTCActtcacagcatcatccactctagcTGCCCTGCACTGCAGCGTTTGGTGCTTGTTTTTGGACTAGGAATCCATATCCCttgtctcaaaataaagtcgtctcagcttgtaagcattggaattaattttgaaggacaggagctcatcatcgaagacgccccttcacttcaaaggttgctccttaaTTGTTCTTATAAACCTTCACAAATAAATGtggtctctgcgcctaaactggagaccttgggtgcaatTAGTGATCCATTTGAATGGTTCGAGATGCTGTTTGCCTCCACACCTATTGAGGTACTGTATATTATTCACGTACACTTTTGTAatttgcatttttcatttgtgcgcataagttacatcttggagtacactttcagtgctaatattatgttctatgctcaatga
- the LOC109732770 gene encoding uncharacterized protein — MHRSKGKLSGVLSKGFKPDKCKIALKMAMARIKLLRNKKEVQVRQMRREVAQLLDGNQDQTARIRVEHVIREEKFMQAYDLIEVYCELIVARMSIIDSQKTCPIDLKEAIASVIFASMRCSDVTELADVRKNFTSKYGKEFATSALEVRPDSGVNRLVIEKLSAGAPDVQTKTKTLSSIAAEHNIKWEPKAFEEQKQNEDRMYGSTYSGGNIPTSGSPASSVPTPQPAAAPYSSVQSATSRVPAGPSYESSEALANRNPHGTANSNASTQENRRGSDASVPPSSQHGATTYSSANIPGSNNYSNTGSSSVSRPHSQFGSTVPDPISRTEEINQPRERKSSASGSNWNVEFKDAASAAQAAADSAEMASIAARAAAQLASRGNFYADQGTGAYESAAYMNDTTPRKQQAGHLMKDGKSFNEQSSGINDPRMISSNARKDVERAETNRVSSQNMSTPYSSQLHSYAPESHTDMHDMPTEPHHAHSSEPPYFNDSSEPPYFDDSSEKESNIRRAEDHQFDLHEERLPDAGFDWHHTKDIGSRQASFDEESRNNHYSNFSASHGGRSASWDNQNDKAGADSSAVLFDQYDYDVQEENLLDHFSSKHTEELPTMQDHKGFSSADWSQQPRSESPVDRSTSTLFSQPSYDLGANKEDIPLNDTRPPTFDSDGVSSDEETSTDMHILRTHSRGSDYSENKMFNKNSGKFVPDVIEDHESRPSKHYQNPPGSDVFRKEQNSDGSPRYDYSGARGNLGRVQSRDYDLSEEETEPHRLEGTSSGITGANENRPSPFRMQTSATSDDSDDGDLGLNYGRLTPGLRNKLRQRPQYKISGDNLLRKQSLEGASASIEESVHFKENDTSSEQTGDTPKGSRTTKNSFGANYHSEHLDGRHTVGKPVESRSSMTRNDFYSGDTGKLSERSGSPISSPTKTSVRENSIQEPHLERPGSGVRRESRSRTARTFFDSDESEEELEGRRSGRTKLSKEQIQSRRTREVAPDTKRDGRARAGAQYAVETESTPKSPAKAFSNSSTEQRKAAPPYFRVSVQQSSPNPVHIEPPAARGKWQEDEPEGSSSPENEGNKETSAETLKVSTPTAGPAHVHPKLPTDYDSFAAHFKSLRTNRR, encoded by the exons ATGCACAGGAGCAAGGGGAAGCTGTCGGGCGTCCTCAGCAAGGGCTTCAAGCCCGACAAGTG CAAGATTGCCCTCAAGATGGCCATGGCGCGGATCAAGCTGCTGCGGAACAAGAAGGAGGTGCAGGTGCGCCAGATGCGCCGCGAGGTCGCGCAGCTGCTCGACGGCAACCAGGACCAGACGGCGCGCATCAGG GTTGAACATGTCATAAGGGAAGAGAAGTTCATGCAAGCATATGACTTGATTGAAGTGTACTGCGAACTTATAGTGGCACGCATGTCCATTATTGATTCACAGAA GACTTGCCCTATTGATCTGAAGGAGGCAATAGCTAGTGTTATATTTGCATCAATGAGATGTTCAGATGTCACAGAACTAGCAGATGTTCGGAAGAATTTCACAAGCAAGTATGGGAAAGAATTTGCCACATCAGCTCTTGAAGTGCGACCTGACAGTGGCGTAAACCGTCTG GTAATCGAGAAGCTCTCAGCAGGAGCACCAGATGTACAGACTAAAACCAAAACCTTGAGCTCAATTGCGGCAGAGCACAACATAAAATGGGAGCCAAAAGCATTTGAGGAGCAGAAGCAAAATGAAGATCGGATG TATGGATCAACATATTCTGGAGGAAACATTCCAACTTCGGGGTCACCTGCTTCTAGCGTGCCAACTCCTCAACCTGCAGCAGCTCCCTATTCATCTGTTCAATCAGCCACTTCTCGTGTGCCTGCAGGACCTTCTTATGAATCTTCTGAAGCTCTAGCTAATAGAAACCCACATGGCACTGCCAACTCTAATGCTTCCACACAGGAAAATAGAAGGGGTTCAGATGCTTCAGTGCCTCCTAGCTCCCAACATGGTGCAACTACTTATTCCTCAGCCAATATTCCTGGATCTAACAACTACTCTAATACTGGGAGTTCAAGTGTTTCTAGACCTCACTCCCAATTTGGCTCAACAGTTCCAG ACCCAATATCCAGGACTGAAGAGATCAACCAGCCTAGGGAAAGGAAGTCTTCAGCTAGTGGTTCCAATTGGAATGTGGAATTCAAGGATGCAGCATCTGCAGCCCAGGCAGCAGCAGATTCTGCAGAGATGGCAAGCATTGCTGCCAGAGCTGCTGCCCAACTTGCTAGCCGTGGAAACTTCTATGCAGACCAAGGTACTGGTGCTTATGAATCAGCTGCTTATATGAATGACACTACACCCAGGAAGCAACAAGCTGGACATTTGATGAAGGATGGTAAGAGTTTTAATGAGCAGAGTTCAGGTATTAATGATCCGAGGATGATCTCAAGTAATGCAAGAAAAGATGTAGAAAGAGCAGAAACAAACCGCGTGAGTAGCCAGAATATGTCAACTCCTTACTCCTCTCAGCTCCACTCGTATGCTCCTGAAAGCCATACTGATATGCATGACATGCCAACTGAACCACATCATGCTCATTCATCTGAGCCTCCATATTTTAATGATTCGTCTGAGCCTCCATATTTTGATGATTCATCTGAGAAAGAAAGCAATATCAGAAGAGCTGAGGATCACCAGTTTGATTTGCATGAGGAAAGGTTGCCAGATGCTGGATTTGATTGGCACCACACCAAGGATATAGGAAGCAGGCAAGCTAGCTTTGATGAAGAGAGCAGGAATAACCACTATAGTAATTTTAGTGCTTCCCACGGTGGCAGGAGTGCGTCTTGGGACAACCAGAATGATAAAGCTGGAGCTGATTCTTCAGCTGTTTTATTCGATCAATATGACTATGATGTTCAAGAAGAGAACTTGTTGGATCATTTCTCTTCAAAACACACTGAAGAGCTGCCAACTATGCAGGACCACAAGGGATTCTCAAGTGCAGATTGGAGTCAGCAGCCTAGAAGTGAATCTCCGGTTGATCGTAGCACTTCAACTCTCTTTTCACAGCCATCTTATGATTTAGGAGCAAACAAAGAGGATATTCCCCTGAATGATACTAGACCACCTACTTTTGATTCAGATGGTGTTAGTTCTGACGAGGAAACAAGTACAGACATGCATATCTTAAGGACCCATTCAAGAGGATCTGATTACTCTGAGAACAAAATGTTCAATAAGAATTCTGGAAAGTTTGTTCCTGATGTTATTGAAGATCATGAATCTAGGCCCAGCAAGCACTACCAGAATCCACCAGGTTCTGATGTATTCCGCAAGGAGCAAAACAGTGATGGTTCACCTAGATATGACTATTCGGGGGCACGGGGGAACTTGGGTCGTGTGCAAAGCAGAGATTATGATCTTTCAGAAGAAGAAACAGAACCACATAGATTGGAAGGTACATCCTCAGGGATAACAGGAGCAAATGAGAATCGGCCCTCGCCTTTCCGCATGCAAACTTCAGCGACATCTGATGACAGCGATGACGGTGATCTTGGCCTGAATTATGGAAGGTTAACTCCTGGACTAAGAAACAAACTCAGGCAACGTCCACAATACAAAATTTCTGGGGATAACTTGCTGCGAAAACAGTCCTTAGAAGGAGCTTCTGCCAGCATTGAAGAATCGGTGCATTTCAAAGAGAATGACACGTCATCTGAACAGACGGGTGATACTCCTAAAGGTTCACGCACAACCAAGAATTCTTTTGGTGCAAATTACCACAGTGAACATCTCGATGGGAGACATACTGTTGGCAAACCTGTGGAATCAAGATCATCCATGACGAGGAATGACTTCTATTCAGGTGATACAGGGAAGTTATCTGAACGATCTGGTAGTCCAATTTCTAGCCCAACCAAGACTTCTGTTAGGGAAAATTCTATTCAAGAGCCACATCTTGAAAGACCGGGTAGTGGGGTGCGCAGGGAAAGTAGATCAAGAACTGCCAGAACTTTCTTTGATTCAGATGAGAGCGAAGAAGAATTGGAAGGACGCCGGTCTGGCCGGACAAAGTTGTCTAAAGAGCAGATACAATCACGGAGGACCCGGGAGGTAGCACCCGATACAAAGAGAGATGGCCGAGCCCGGGCTGGAGCACAGTATGCTGTTGAAACTGAAAGCACGCCAAAAAGCCCTGCTAAAGCATTCTCCAACTCGAGTACTGAACAAAGAAAAGCAGCACCTCCATACTTCAGGGTTTCAGTACAGCAATCTTCGCCAAATCCTGTGCACATTGAACCTCCCGCAGCTAGAGGCAAGTGGCAAGAAGATGAACCGGAGGGAAGTTCTTCTCCAGAAAACGAGGGAAACAAAGAGACCTCAGCAGAGACCCTGAAAGTAAGCACCCCAACAGCTGGTCCTGCCCATGTTCACCCCAAGCTTCCAACAGACTATGATTCTTTTGCTGCACATTTTAAGTCGCTCCGAACCAATCGCCGTTAG